The Plasmodium vivax scf_7098 genomic scaffold, whole genome shotgun sequence region ttgacccttcgCCTCTATCTGGCACCAGTTAAAACCCACAATTTTCATATCATTCATCTGTATGACGTTGTAAGCCGACTGGCAGTTGTTAAATTTAACTCTGGTAATGTAATGCTCGCCTCGGTAGAGAGGCACCCCGGTAACGTTGCCcttattttcctccttcactaACGAAAGGATGAAAGAGATTCTGTGGAGGCCGGTTCCTTTCTTAATAGACGGGCCTACATAGGGCAATAAGGtaatacaatttttatcCGTCCCTTTTACTAGCTCCTTGGATTTAATCCCAGACACAGCCCAGTGAACGTAATCTCTTCCATCTGGTCTTCTTCTGGAGGGGAAGTCCGGGTCAAtcataaacaaaatatagcAATAATCCTCTG contains the following coding sequences:
- a CDS encoding phosphatidylethanolamine-binding protein, putative (encoded by transcript PVX_235290A), which codes for MGGPPTIEELKREKIIPHVFPDENVDLTVDMYISFKSGKEVNHGNILDLAGTGSVPRNIKFSEEPPEDYCYILFMIDPDFPSRRRPDGRDYVHWAVSGIKSKELVKGTDKNCITLLPYVGPSIKKGTGLHRISFILSLVKEENKGNVTGVPLYRGEHYITRVKFNNCQSAYNVIQMNDMKIVGFNWCQIEAKGQDNSADIQHSGGRSSLEGPRFEGKPIPNPLLGLDSTRTGHHHHHH